Below is a genomic region from Neurospora crassa OR74A linkage group VII, whole genome shotgun sequence.
CAAGATACAAGGATTGAAAACGGGCGGAGGTATGGCCAACCGGGCAAGAGGAGCTGCGAAACCGGTCAGTCAAATGAACCTGGTGCCGGGAACCCATGAACGTACCTGAATCATCGGTGTCGAGATCTGCATGAAGACCAAGGCTGTAGAGCTCCTCGTACTGCAGCCATCCAAGCCATCTCGCAAGCTGCCAGAGCAGCGCCCTGAGATCACTGTGGCCTGGCGAGACTTCTTCAGGAGACAAGACACTCAGTGTCTGCTCTTCCACGAGGAGGTGAAGCGCAAGCATCATACTCCAGGCTGCCTTATTGCGACTATCGCGATCTCTCTCGACGGCTGTTGGAAGGTAGCCATTAACACCAAACGCTGCCATGCCTTCGGCAGATGCGATGTAACCTTTTGCAAGCTCGATATGACGCGCCATGAAGCTTGGCGGCTGCGTACCTTGACTGGATGGGATAGTGTCGAGAAGGCTGTCCTCCAACAACCACTCCCAGCCCCTGTTTTGCATCCACGGGGCACTGGCAGATGCCACCGGGGTCGCGTACAGCTCCATGGCCTCCCAATTACTCTTCGGTTCGAGAACTCGGACACCACAACCCAATCTGGCCAACGATGTTTCGTCCGTGTGCCCGAGGGCCATGAAGCTCGCCAGTAATAATACAACCAGAGAAGACCATTCTCGGTCGTTGGTGGTACTATTCGCTTCCTGTTGGTTCAGAACTCTAAGCCACTGTGTAGTATGCCACCAGCCGGCCAGCAGTCGATCCGCAtgtgaaggaggaagaacacTTCGGCAAGCGTCCAAGGCCTTGCGAACCTGGGAAGAGGATGGACGAAGCTTGAGACGAATGCGATGAAATGCGCCGCTCTTGTCCATTAGATCGATGACTCCACGGGGAGAGCTGTGGCACAATGCATCGATGCGGATCTGGGAGAGGCGAACTTCCTCTGACTTGTTTACCACCGATCGCGTATTTGTTCTATGAGTCCCCGAGTAGCTGAGGTTGTTGACAtcgtcaagaagaaggagagtcGCGTCAACAGTGGTGAGCTGGCTCCATGGAGATTGCAGACTTAGCTCCCTGCCGCCAGCCTTGTCTTCAGAAAGAATGAGTATGGTCTGCTCGTTTCCATCCGAAATTTTGCACGAATCGATGACGTTTTGCGCCCGTCGAAGTTCACTAAAAACCATGGGAGCTTTGGAGGAGAGTCCTGACGTGGCTGGCTCGACAGTGGACCCTGGGACGGGATGCGGAACATGCAGGGTCAGGAGCTGCAACCTCTTGTCGACGACGTCCTGGATTCCAAGAAGAATCTGGACACGACCCTGCTCGTCAGTGGCAGTAGGGGGGCCGACGAGAATGAACACCTTGGACTGCGTCTTGGCCGGTTTGTCGGCAAGAGAGTAGCGGACGTTGGCGTTGTCCATGGGAAAGCTGTGAACCTTTGTGAAGAGCATTTCGTGGGTTAGCCCTTCGAACTCATGATCATCCAAGCCCATATTGTGGAAGCCCTCAAAGTCACCACCAGCACGGAGCTCCTCAAGCAAAGAGTCGACAGGTGCCTCGGCTAGGCTGTTGAGACCATGGTTGAAGGAAGTACCCAGATGTAAACCGCCGTAGGCACCGCTCATGCGTGTCCGTTGACTGCCTAGTGAATCTCCCCTTCTACCTCCATGCACCGCATGTAGTGTTTGCTCGGAGAAACTCGCCCTCTCCTGGGATGCGGACAAGTCAGCTCTGGCCAACAGAGAGCTTACGCGACGGGACTGTCTGCGGGCAGCGTCATCAGTTCTCTGGGGGTCTAGAGAATTCAAAACACCCTCGAGTGCCCGACCCttgtccttttctttttcccgcTCATCGATCCTGACACTTTTGCGAGGCTTCTTCCCGGGCACAGGAGCACCGAAGCTATCTCTAATGGAGGGATGGACCGGGGTGCTGGCACCGCTGGGCATGCCGGGAGCCATGGAGCTGCGCCTGCGAGTCGACTTGAcgggtttcttcttcctcttgccAATGAAGGGATCTTCGTTTTCCAGATAGGTCAAGCGCCAGACGCTGTACATGCTGTTTTCTCTGTTAACGGTAACAGCAATGCAAGTCTCGCTTTGCGAGGCAGAGGCATAGCCAGGTATTTCGATTGCTTCGACATGGACAATCTCTTCGGCTGAACTGAGAAAGTTGGAGGCGAGAGAGACTCCTTGACGTCTCTTGTTtgtctttttgttttccgGGTGGGTGACTACCAAACCGATCTCGAGCAAGGGGTCCGTCAAACACACCAGCCGAGGCCAAGGACTGTCGGGGATCTCCATGGGTGGTTGCCACATGTTTTCCAAAGTGTTGCTCAGCTTCAAAGGGAGCGCCTTGGGTCGTCCCAGGCCTTCGATGGAGAAGTCGGCGCCGGTTTGGCTGAAGATGGACGAGGGCTGTGACGAGACGAAGGAGTTTGGCGGAACCTTGGGTAGTCGCAAGGTAACGGGCAGGGTATTGTTTGCTCGCTGTTTCCGTTGGATGATGACGCCCAGGGGAGCGGCGCAGGCCGACTCGACCTCGAAGGGCATGTGGACGACATGGCTGGTTCCGGAGAGGAAGTAGATGTGGGCTTGGGtcttgaggaagacgacgagggcTCGGGCGAGAGGTGGTTTCGCGTCGTGCTTTTCGGTCGTGAGTTTCTCGGGCTGCGAAGGGGCAGCGCTGACAATGGGGTGGGCGTCGGTCGAGGTAGGGAAATATGTGAGGAGAGCCTGGGTGACTTTCTCGTTCTCGATGTCGAACCTGAAGCTCTTTCGAAAGATGCCGCCGCGGGACCAGATGACGCAGGTATCGGTGGTCAACAGCTCGTCTTCACACTGGGCGTGAGCCTGTCGGTCGACGAATATCTCCCAAGAAtaggacgaggagggagggttCGGAGGGAGGAAACCTTCGTCGATGGCATATCGCAGTCCGATGGGCTGGTGAACTCCCAACGAAGTGGCCGCCGCCATGATGTCGTCAAATCACTTGGTCGTATGCTGGCTGGGGAGGAAAAAGAGTCAAGCCATTTTCCAGATTGGCGCATAGTGTGTCCAGCCTGAAGCTGAGTGGTCGGGTCTTGGTCGAAGCTGGCGCATTCGGTCTTGCtgtcttttttgttttgtttgggaAGAGCAAGTCAACACAaggtgggatggatggatatctagaggtacctattgCATTCATTGCATTGCATTGCGCTCTCCGACCTAGTCAGCACAGCAGCGTCAACACTACGTACCGGGCTACAGTACTGTACTGGAAATCGCGTCTGATAGCGCTGTGAGACGCGACGGATTCAGTTGCCCTCTCCACTTGTGTCCCGCACTGGACGTAGCTGGGGCAGCTCAGATCCCTCTCCACAGAAGTGCCCTGGCTCTGCATACATGGTCTGTGCTCTATGTACACTCTCATTGTcgggtacctagaggtaaggtaAATTACCACTATGCTGAAGGTACCCAATGTGGATTTTCCAAGTGACGGCTACGCTAAACGCATATGCCAGATGTTGAGCCTTTGGTCACGAGGCTGATCTTATCCCGCTGCCtagggtacctaggtaggagGTAGACACATGAAAAGGGATGCGTATTGTTCTTTCTCTGATTGAAAAGCATGAATACCACGGATTTCTTCATGATGTACTCGCAACTTCAAACGAGTTTCCGGTTTACCATATCTGACCTGCTTGTCGCCATTTCACGCCAGGCCTTTCTCTCTTTGAGCGAGCTTCTATCATAAGCGTTTACCACTTTCACCCTGTGGACCTGTCCTTAGATACTGACGTAGCGGTCCTCCACTCCCGGGCCCCTCCATCCGTTCCCGGCTCTGGAACCGACCGACAGCGACAACAAACACTAGGTTGGTGGCAGCACAGGACTGGGGACATTGAAGCTAGCCTAGGCCTAGGAACCCAACGAATAGCGCCTTACCATAGGCGCAACAAACTCCATTCTCTTTCCAACAACTTTGCGATCAATCAGATCCGTCACCAGCTACGCCATGATACTACAGGCGATCCGGCTCCAATCAACATGACGCAGGTCCCGCCTGAGACAGGCGACTCTGCCGACACCACGCCCGCTCCCACCATCGTGACGTCTCCCAGGGCGCGGCCCAAGCGATCCAttggcagcagcaccattggcaccaccaccacctcgacggcgacggcgacagGAACGGGCACAGATGGAGAATCCGGCATCTCGGTAGAGGAAGGGTTGGAGGTCAACGGGGGCCGTGCAGatggggagggagaagaaaccgaggatgacgatgaggacgaggacgaggacgacgacgaggacgacgacgaggaggaagaagaggaggaggaagacgaggaaccAAAACTCAAATACGCCCGGCTCACTGAACACCTCGGGCCTCTGTATCGCAATGGCGACGCCACAAGCGCCTTCTTGACGGCTGGCGACAAGATGGTCAGATAGACTCCATGGCGATTATCGAGGTACACATTGCGACAGCTGCTGACTTGTGATGGCTACCCCAGATCGTTGGAACGCATAACGGCAACATCCACGTCCTCCAACTGCCCGCCTTCCAGTCCCTGCGCGTCTACCATGCCCACAGCGCCTCCGTCACCAGCCTCTCCATCTCGCCCTACCCACCCCCTCTCCCAACCTTCGACCCAAAACCTCTCACCCGAGTCTTTTCCCAAACAAACAGCCCCCTGCGGCCTGCTAGCGCATCCACCGAAAGCCACCACCAGACCAACCCGGCCTCCGCCGCACGCAAACGAGACGCCCAGGCCCATGGAGTCCCCAACACCCcctccaacaacatccacATCGCGACCTCCTCTATGGATGGTAACGTCTGCGTCCAGTCTCTGATCGACGTCAAGGATGTTACTCTCCGCAACTTTGCCCGACCCGTACAAGCTGTTGCTCTCTCTCCCGATTACAAGAACGACAGGACCTATCTGTCTGGCGGTCTGGCTGGTCAGCTCATCCTGACCGTCGGCGCCCCACAGGGCAAGAGCACGGCCACTACGACAGGAGCCGCTGCTCAGGCGGCAGGATGGCTCGGGAACATGGTGGGCGCAGGGTCCGGCAAGGATACCGTTCTACACTCGGGTGAGggcaccatcaacaccatcaagtGGTCCGGATCCGGGAAATATGTCGTCTGGCTGAATGAGCACGGCATCAAGATTATGAGGACGAAGCTCCATCTCGAAAGCGCCGATCAAGAAGATGCATGGAAACGAATTGGTCATATTGATCGCCCGCAGACAGAGGAGTGGGATACCATGGCCAGCGTCTGGAAAGGTCGTGCCGAGTGGATTGACGAGCAGTCCATCGAGCCTGATGAGCCGGGCAAGGGTCAGAAGGAGGTGCCGGCTTCTCCTGCGGCTGCGATCCTgaagcagcaacaccagaagaccgagaagaaggtggagagATTGCTGGTGGGATGGGGAGGCACCATATGGTTCATTCACGTCCACCCTGGCGGCATGGGCGTCGGCAAACACGCGGGAGAAAGGTCCGCTGGACGGGCAGAGATTGTAAAGCTGTAAGTGTACTCTTTCTGCCGTGTTGCCGGCCACGCTGACTCAAACTTCTCCAGACTTCGCATGGACTGCATCATTTCCGGCATCTCGCTATATACCCAAAACTTGTTATTAGTGCTCGCATACTGCTTACCAGACGAaaacgaggacgaagaagatgacaATGTCATTCCAAGTCATAAACACGCCGCATCAATAGCATCTAGAGCAAGCCACCCATCCGGCGGGATCAAGCGCAGACAAAACAACCCGCCACCAGAACTGCGCCTGATCGATCTCACATCACAGGCCGAGATTGACAAGGACGGGTTGAGCGTCAGCCGATTCGAACGCTTGACTGCCAGCGATTACCACCTCGGAGTTCTGCCGGCTCGCAATGTAGCCGCCTCTGCAGCCAGCAAAGGCACCTTGGAGACTTTGGCTGGCTTCGGTACCGACATGCTCAACGTCGGCCTGACCGGCCTCAACGTGGCGCTGAATCCCAAGTCTCTCTTCAGCTCAGGCGCCAGCATCAAGAGCAGAGACAGCGACGAGACGCCTTCGAACTACATGGGAGGGATTAACTCGGCATTGAAGGGCGGACATCGCACAGCTATCCATCAAAACCTCAACAAACCCGGCATCAAGATCTTCATCCACAGCCCGTACGACTGTATCCTGGCAACAAAGAGAGACTTGGCCGACCACCTTGGATGGTTGCTGGAACGCCAGCAGTACAGACAAGCATGGGAGCTGGTTGACGAGCATCCGGAGATTGTGTCTGCGACCGACCGGGCGTCCGAGCTGGGCGGCTCCGAAACTCCCGACCGAGCCCAAAACGATGACTTTGACGATGAGACCTCCTCTGTCATCGACGGCCTGCGCAGCCACTATTCTCTTGCTGAAAAGGAAAAACGACGCATAGGCGAACTCTGGATCCACGAACTAGTCGAAGCCAATGACTGGGCCCAAGCCGGCCAGATCTGCGGCAAAGTCCTCGGCACCCCTGACCGCTGGGAGAAATGGGTCTGGACCTTTGCCGGCGCCAACAAGTTTGATGACATTGTCAACTACATCCCCACCGAGCGAACACGACCGCCCATCCCCGGAACCATCTACGAAGTCGTGCTGGGCCATTACCTCCAGGTCAGCAAGCCCCGGTTCAGAGAGCTGCTGGAACGATGGTCGTCGGATTTGTTTGACGTTGCCACCATAACCACGGCTCTGGAGAACCAGCTCAAGTACCGTGATGTCCGAGAGGACAGCgtcgaggatggcgaggTAGGAAGAGATTGGCGCATCGTCATGGAGAGTCTGGCCAAGTTACACGAGGCTAGCGGGCGGACCAAGGAGGCGCTCCGATGTTACATCAGGTTACAGGATGCGGACTCGGCGATGCGACTGATTAAAGATGCGCATCTGGCCGAGGCGGTGGCGGACGATATTCCCAGCTTCATCGGCCTTCGCGTGCCGCAGGACAAGCTCCTCAAGATGTCCAAGGAAGATCTTGAGCAGGCTACTAGTGAGGCCATCTCGCTGTTGGTCGACGAGGCGCAGCATGGCTTGGTGAAGCCGGACCTTGTGGTGTCGCAGTTACAGGAGAAGGACCTGAAGCTCTACACATTCTTCTACTTGCGAGGTCTCTGGCGTGGTGAAGGCATCCACGAACACACGCACGAGTCTCTAGCCCGTCTGGTCCTCGACAGCCGCACCATGGTAGACCAATTTGCTGATCTGGCTGTCCACCTCTTTGCCATTTACGACCAGCCACTGCTCAACCAGTTCTTGAGGACATCGACAGCATATGCCTTTGAGAAGGTTAGTTCTCCCTGTCTCCCATGTTCCTTGCCCCTCATTTACTGACTGTTTTGTGCCCCAGGCTGCCCAAGAATGCGAAAGCCGCAACTACATCCCCGAGCTCGTCTACCTCTACTCCAAGACCGGCCAGGTGAAACGAGCGCTCTACCTCATCATCGAGCGCCTCGGCGACGTCTCCCGTGCTATTGCCTTTGCCAAGGAACAAGACGACCCCGATCTCTGGGAAGATCTGCTCGAGTACTCTATGGACAAACCCAAGTTCATCCGCGCCCTGCTTGAGGAAGTGGGGACGGCTATCAACCCCATCACACTTGTGAGGAGAATACCTGAGGGGCTACAGATTCCTGGCCTGAGAGAAGGTATAAGGCATATCATGAAGGAGCATGAGATCCAATACTCTATCTCGGAGGGCGTCAGCCGCGTGTTGAGAAGCGAAGTTGCAGCGGCTATGAACACACTGCGAAACGGCCAGCGCAAGGGCGTCAAATTCCAAGTTGGCGTCAGGGAAGGAGGCGAACACGTGGACGTCCAGCCTACGGATATCCCGACGCAACCCTTGACCGAGaaaccttcctcctccggccTTGCCTCCCCAGCCGCTCCATCGCAgcagccaccaccaaccccgtcaacaccaacccACCGCCGCCCCAAATCTGCTGCGAAGAAGTACCAAGCCGGCCACTGCGCCCAGTGCCTCTCCCCCTTTACCACGTACGAAACAGACACGCTGGTCGGCTTCGCTTGCGGACACGTGTTTCACTTGCCGCATTTACTAGAAGCGTTGAATCCGGGGAAGACGGTCGATGCCGATGTGTTGTTGGGAGGTATGGGAGCAGAGGAAAGGAGCGCTCATTTGGTTGGGGCGAAGGTGACGCATGCGAGATTGTTGAGGGATCGGATCGTTGGCGGTTGTGTTGTTTGCAAGGCTgctaaggaggaggaaggggagggaagaTAAGGTACCCGTACAAGAGCTCCTGGGAAAGAAAGGGACATGGGACAAGATTTTGCAGTGTGTATTCAATGTTATGAGCGATGATTGCCTTTTAAGAGAAGGTCTTGGTTAAAGGATGAGTACCGGGTCGATGTTGGAGCTTCGTGGGAGAATGGATGAGAGGAAACGAGACCGGTATACTTTGTACGCATGGACGGCTCAATATGCGCGCGGACTGGGACGGACGTATGTTATGATTATGAATATAGATATGTTGATGACTTGATAGGAGCTAGCAAGCTTGTTTTTCTACGTGCATGTTGTCTAATTGATGTGTGGTGGCGTTTGTGGACAGTGATGTAGCGAAGGTTAGAAGTAAGCTTCCACCAGCCTTGTCAGGGTTGAATGAGTGAAGGGAGGTAAGATGGAGTAGTTCCAAGGAAACAACAAGTGAACGTGGACGGAAGACGTTGGAA
It encodes:
- a CDS encoding vacuolar assembly protein gives rise to the protein MTQVPPETGDSADTTPAPTIVTSPRARPKRSIGSSTIGTTTTSTATATGTGTDGESGISVEEGLEVNGGRADGEGEETEDDDEDEDEDDDEDDDEEEEEEEEDEEPKLKYARLTEHLGPLYRNGDATSAFLTAGDKMIVGTHNGNIHVLQLPAFQSLRVYHAHSASVTSLSISPYPPPLPTFDPKPLTRVFSQTNSPLRPASASTESHHQTNPASAARKRDAQAHGVPNTPSNNIHIATSSMDGNVCVQSLIDVKDVTLRNFARPVQAVALSPDYKNDRTYLSGGLAGQLILTVGAPQGKSTATTTGAAAQAAGWLGNMVGAGSGKDTVLHSGEGTINTIKWSGSGKYVVWLNEHGIKIMRTKLHLESADQEDAWKRIGHIDRPQTEEWDTMASVWKGRAEWIDEQSIEPDEPGKGQKEVPASPAAAILKQQHQKTEKKVERLLVGWGGTIWFIHVHPGGMGVGKHAGERSAGRAEIVKLLRMDCIISGISLYTQNLLLVLAYCLPDENEDEEDDNVIPSHKHAASIASRASHPSGGIKRRQNNPPPELRLIDLTSQAEIDKDGLSVSRFERLTASDYHLGVLPARNVAASAASKGTLETLAGFGTDMLNVGLTGLNVALNPKSLFSSGASIKSRDSDETPSNYMGGINSALKGGHRTAIHQNLNKPGIKIFIHSPYDCILATKRDLADHLGWLLERQQYRQAWELVDEHPEIVSATDRASELGGSETPDRAQNDDFDDETSSVIDGLRSHYSLAEKEKRRIGELWIHELVEANDWAQAGQICGKVLGTPDRWEKWVWTFAGANKFDDIVNYIPTERTRPPIPGTIYEVVLGHYLQVSKPRFRELLERWSSDLFDVATITTALENQLKYRDVREDSVEDGEVGRDWRIVMESLAKLHEASGRTKEALRCYIRLQDADSAMRLIKDAHLAEAVADDIPSFIGLRVPQDKLLKMSKEDLEQATSEAISLLVDEAQHGLVKPDLVVSQLQEKDLKLYTFFYLRGLWRGEGIHEHTHESLARLVLDSRTMVDQFADLAVHLFAIYDQPLLNQFLRTSTAYAFEKAAQECESRNYIPELVYLYSKTGQVKRALYLIIERLGDVSRAIAFAKEQDDPDLWEDLLEYSMDKPKFIRALLEEVGTAINPITLVRRIPEGLQIPGLREGIRHIMKEHEIQYSISEGVSRVLRSEVAAAMNTLRNGQRKGVKFQVGVREGGEHVDVQPTDIPTQPLTEKPSSSGLASPAAPSQQPPPTPSTPTHRRPKSAAKKYQAGHCAQCLSPFTTYETDTLVGFACGHVFHLPHLLEALNPGKTVDADVLLGGMGAEERSAHLVGAKVTHARLLRDRIVGGCVVCKAAKEEEGEGR